In Streptomyces sp. NBC_01717, one DNA window encodes the following:
- a CDS encoding response regulator transcription factor — MAGVGRKPEVLVVDDDPGLREALDLGLGLEGFTVRLAEDGEMALAEVAARLPSVIVLDVTMPGPSGVEVVRRLRAEGRTLPVCMLSARDEVDDRVAGLAAGADDYVVKPFSIGELAARLHAMVRLHESTAQRPLVIGDITIEPARRTASRAGRDLGLTAREFDLLLALAHRPGQVLSRAQLLEQVWGYTWDVDTNVVDVFIGYLRKKLEADGSPRLLQTVRGIGFVLRTGP; from the coding sequence ATGGCAGGAGTGGGCCGGAAGCCTGAGGTGCTGGTGGTCGACGACGATCCGGGCCTACGTGAAGCCCTCGACCTGGGTCTGGGACTGGAGGGCTTCACGGTGCGCCTGGCCGAAGACGGCGAAATGGCGCTGGCGGAGGTCGCCGCCCGACTGCCCTCGGTGATCGTTCTGGACGTGACGATGCCGGGCCCGTCAGGCGTCGAGGTGGTGCGCCGGCTGCGGGCCGAGGGCCGGACGCTGCCGGTGTGCATGCTCTCCGCCCGCGACGAGGTCGACGACCGGGTCGCGGGACTCGCAGCCGGCGCGGACGACTATGTCGTCAAGCCGTTCTCCATCGGCGAGCTCGCCGCCCGCCTGCACGCCATGGTGCGCCTGCACGAGTCCACCGCGCAGCGTCCCCTGGTCATCGGCGACATCACGATCGAACCGGCCCGCCGCACCGCCTCACGCGCCGGACGTGACCTGGGACTGACCGCCCGTGAGTTCGATCTCCTGCTCGCGCTCGCCCACCGGCCCGGCCAGGTCCTCTCCCGGGCCCAGCTCCTGGAGCAGGTCTGGGGCTACACCTGGGACGTCGACACCAACGTCGTGGATGTCTTCATCGGCTACCTACGCAAGAAACTCGAAGCCGACGGCAGCCCCCGTCTCCTGCAGACGGTGCGCGGCATCGGTTTCGTCCTGCGGACCGGGCCTTGA
- a CDS encoding ferredoxin reductase family protein: MTLSTVLPRGHRKLPAERRRRGFTLADPLGALAILSAVAVVALWVMNQGGPLSLTAPDRATGSLGLLTGLLASDLMILQVIMLARIPWVERSWGHDLLTRRHRWIGFASFWLMMAHVVLFAVERAVREPDAMLDALMRVFITDSWMLFATVGTILLIMVVVTSIRTARRRLRYESWHLIHLYSYAGIAATFPHTFVDGADFHETWTRIYWWCLYGFAFAVTFLYRLTLPAWRSFYHRLRVESVVTEAPGVVSVTAQGHRLDKMKTASGQFFIWRFLDGPGWSRGNPYTLSAAPTADRLRITIKAAGDGSERVARLKPGTRVLIEGPYGTLTARRRRQPRMLLIAAGIGITPMRALLEDTDYAPGEVTLIYRYSETQHAVFIDELREIAARRGVELIFLPGPRRAETSWQATGPAHLSDDAQVFKDLVPDIPHCDIYVCGPPIWITAVRKAADGAGAHRDNIHTEEFAW; this comes from the coding sequence ATGACGCTCTCCACCGTGCTGCCCCGCGGGCACCGCAAACTGCCCGCCGAACGCCGACGGCGGGGGTTCACCCTGGCCGACCCGCTCGGCGCTCTGGCGATCCTGTCCGCGGTCGCGGTCGTAGCCCTATGGGTGATGAACCAAGGCGGCCCGCTCAGCCTGACCGCACCCGACCGGGCGACGGGCTCCCTCGGCCTGCTCACAGGACTGCTGGCCTCCGACCTGATGATCCTTCAGGTGATCATGCTCGCCCGGATCCCCTGGGTCGAACGATCCTGGGGCCACGACCTGCTCACCCGACGGCACCGCTGGATCGGCTTCGCCTCCTTCTGGCTGATGATGGCCCACGTCGTCCTCTTCGCCGTCGAACGCGCGGTGCGCGAACCCGACGCGATGCTGGACGCGCTTATGCGGGTGTTCATCACCGACTCGTGGATGCTGTTCGCCACCGTCGGCACCATCCTGCTGATCATGGTGGTCGTCACCTCGATCCGCACGGCCCGCCGCCGCCTGCGCTACGAGTCCTGGCACCTGATCCACCTGTACTCATACGCCGGGATCGCCGCCACGTTCCCGCACACCTTCGTCGACGGCGCCGACTTCCACGAGACCTGGACCCGCATCTACTGGTGGTGCCTGTACGGCTTCGCGTTCGCCGTCACCTTCCTGTACCGCCTCACCTTGCCCGCGTGGCGTTCCTTCTACCACCGCCTGCGCGTCGAGTCCGTGGTCACCGAAGCGCCCGGTGTCGTCTCTGTCACCGCCCAGGGCCACCGCCTGGACAAGATGAAGACCGCGTCCGGCCAGTTCTTCATCTGGCGCTTCCTCGACGGCCCCGGGTGGTCCCGCGGCAACCCCTACACCCTCTCCGCCGCCCCCACTGCCGACCGGCTGCGCATCACCATCAAGGCCGCAGGCGACGGCAGCGAACGCGTCGCACGGCTGAAGCCCGGCACCCGGGTCCTGATCGAGGGCCCCTACGGAACCCTCACCGCCCGTCGGCGCCGGCAGCCGCGCATGCTCCTGATCGCCGCGGGTATCGGCATCACCCCCATGCGCGCCCTCCTCGAAGACACCGACTACGCCCCCGGTGAGGTCACCCTCATCTACCGCTACAGCGAGACCCAGCACGCCGTCTTCATCGACGAACTCCGTGAGATCGCCGCGCGCCGTGGCGTCGAGCTGATCTTCCTGCCCGGGCCCCGCCGCGCCGAGACCTCCTGGCAGGCCACCGGCCCCGCCCACCTCAGCGACGACGCCCAGGTCTTCAAGGACCTCGTCCCCGACATCCCTCACTGCGACATCTACGTCTGCGGCCCGCCCATCTGGATCACCGCCGTTCGTAAGGCCGCCGACGGCGCCGGCGCCCACCGCGACAACATCCACACCGAAGAGTTCGCCTGGTAG
- a CDS encoding cellulose binding domain-containing protein: MKENTAVTTRAKSRMHTVAAAAAALGLGCAGLLALPSTASAAGALTVQYKTGASGATADQSEPWLKVINSGNSSLQLSQVKVRYYFKADSADATYRFACSWAVKGCANVTGTFGTLAHPTATADRYLEVGFTSGAGSLAPGADSGDLQLRFYQSNWQSVKQSDDYSFGAAQNSYGDWNKVTAQVGSSLEWGTAPEGNDPGGPTDPPTDPPTDPPGDGATLFDDFNYTSHSDAKLSEHGWNVRSNSGGPGVPGATWSPQNVTFSTESGNSLMNLETSSSGTGESTEQTEVLTKSMKFKNGTYAARVKFSDAPKSGPDGDHLVQTFFTINDLKAPMADDYSEYDFEYLPNGGWGESGNILYTTSWETYNPDPWQAVNQHTESRQSFTGWHDLVLTIDNSTIKYYIDGQLFGTHDAAYLPERGMSINFNQWLIDLNGQTSTAARAYDEGVDYVLHVKDQVLTPAQVAAKINAYRQAGTTFEDTVPAS, from the coding sequence ATGAAGGAGAACACCGCAGTGACAACAAGAGCGAAGAGCCGTATGCACACCGTCGCGGCAGCCGCCGCGGCGTTAGGTCTCGGCTGCGCAGGACTGCTCGCGCTGCCGTCCACGGCCAGCGCAGCCGGAGCTCTCACGGTCCAGTACAAGACCGGCGCATCGGGCGCCACGGCTGACCAGAGCGAGCCCTGGCTGAAGGTCATCAACTCCGGCAACAGTTCCCTGCAGCTCAGCCAGGTCAAGGTCCGCTACTACTTCAAGGCGGACTCGGCGGACGCCACGTACAGGTTCGCATGTTCCTGGGCGGTCAAGGGCTGTGCCAACGTCACAGGAACCTTCGGAACCCTCGCCCATCCGACCGCCACCGCCGATCGCTACCTCGAGGTCGGCTTCACCTCAGGAGCAGGATCCCTCGCTCCGGGCGCCGACAGCGGAGACCTGCAGCTGCGCTTCTACCAGTCCAACTGGCAGAGTGTGAAGCAGAGTGACGACTACTCCTTCGGAGCCGCACAGAACTCGTACGGAGACTGGAACAAGGTCACCGCCCAGGTCGGCTCCAGCCTCGAGTGGGGCACCGCCCCCGAAGGCAACGACCCCGGCGGCCCCACCGACCCGCCTACCGACCCGCCCACCGACCCGCCGGGCGACGGCGCCACGCTCTTCGACGACTTCAACTACACCAGTCACAGCGACGCAAAGCTCTCGGAGCACGGCTGGAACGTACGCTCCAACTCTGGTGGCCCGGGCGTCCCCGGCGCGACCTGGTCGCCGCAGAACGTCACCTTCTCCACCGAGAGCGGCAATTCCCTCATGAACCTGGAGACCTCGTCGTCCGGGACCGGCGAGTCGACCGAGCAGACCGAAGTCCTCACCAAGTCGATGAAGTTCAAGAACGGCACCTACGCGGCCCGGGTGAAGTTCAGCGACGCGCCGAAGTCGGGACCCGACGGCGACCATCTCGTCCAGACCTTCTTCACCATCAACGACCTCAAGGCGCCGATGGCCGACGACTACTCGGAGTACGACTTCGAGTACCTGCCCAACGGCGGCTGGGGCGAGTCGGGCAATATCCTCTACACGACATCCTGGGAGACGTACAACCCTGATCCCTGGCAAGCCGTCAACCAGCACACAGAATCGCGGCAGAGCTTCACCGGCTGGCACGACCTGGTGCTGACCATCGACAACAGCACCATCAAGTACTACATCGACGGGCAGCTCTTCGGTACGCATGACGCCGCGTATCTCCCCGAGCGCGGCATGTCGATCAACTTCAACCAGTGGCTGATCGACCTCAACGGCCAGACCAGCACCGCCGCGCGCGCGTACGACGAGGGTGTCGACTACGTCCTGCACGTCAAGGACCAGGTCCTCACTCCCGCGCAGGTGGCCGCCAAGATCAACGCCTACCGGCAGGCAGGCACCACCTTCGAGGACACCGTTCCGGCGAGCTGA
- a CDS encoding carbohydrate ABC transporter permease, giving the protein MALTAFKPTKDITADTPIFLPTHLTFDHFTKAVQADGFWMFWRNSLTVTLGGVLLALVVALGAAFAVARMKWRGRRSFILMVFIAQVAPWEAMLIPMYIIARDTGMLDKLSMLTLIYFMTTLPFTVVTLRSFLTAIPVELEEAAQVDGCTRAQAFRRVTFPLLAPGLLATSLFGFITAWNEFAFANMLIIKNQDDRTLPVWLSSFSNVFGTDWGATMAAATLFALPVLILFLALQRRVSTGMTGGAVKG; this is encoded by the coding sequence ATGGCACTCACTGCCTTCAAGCCCACGAAGGACATCACCGCCGACACCCCGATCTTCCTGCCCACCCACCTCACGTTCGACCACTTCACCAAGGCCGTGCAGGCGGACGGCTTCTGGATGTTCTGGCGCAACAGTCTCACCGTCACGCTCGGCGGAGTGCTGCTCGCCCTCGTCGTGGCGCTCGGTGCGGCCTTCGCCGTGGCACGGATGAAGTGGCGGGGACGGCGCAGCTTCATCCTCATGGTGTTCATCGCCCAAGTGGCTCCCTGGGAAGCCATGTTGATCCCGATGTACATCATCGCCCGCGACACCGGCATGCTCGACAAGCTGTCGATGCTCACCCTGATCTACTTCATGACCACGCTGCCCTTCACCGTCGTGACACTGCGCAGCTTCCTCACCGCCATCCCCGTCGAACTGGAGGAGGCGGCACAGGTCGATGGCTGCACCCGCGCCCAGGCCTTCCGCCGCGTCACCTTCCCGCTCCTCGCTCCCGGCCTGCTCGCCACGTCGCTCTTCGGATTCATCACCGCGTGGAACGAATTCGCCTTCGCCAACATGCTGATCATCAAGAACCAGGACGACCGCACCCTGCCCGTCTGGCTGTCCTCGTTCTCGAATGTCTTCGGCACCGACTGGGGCGCCACCATGGCGGCCGCCACGCTCTTCGCACTCCCCGTCCTCATCCTCTTCCTGGCCCTCCAGCGACGCGTTTCGACCGGGATGACCGGCGGCGCAGTCAAGGGCTGA
- a CDS encoding YkvA family protein → MDPTAWLLVGAVAALLTMGVAGVLLIRLIRARKLLIDAGVPLRNKALVWAAAIYTVCPVDLIPDPVYLDDIGFLLLALRSLSAHGPDRSGAALPHKGSPPR, encoded by the coding sequence ATGGATCCCACGGCTTGGCTTCTCGTCGGCGCGGTCGCCGCACTACTCACCATGGGGGTCGCCGGCGTCCTCCTGATCCGGCTGATCCGGGCAAGGAAGCTGCTGATCGACGCAGGGGTCCCGCTGCGGAACAAGGCGTTGGTGTGGGCGGCGGCGATCTACACCGTCTGTCCCGTCGACCTGATCCCCGACCCCGTCTATCTGGACGACATCGGGTTCCTGCTGCTGGCGCTGCGCTCGCTCTCAGCCCACGGGCCGGACCGCTCGGGCGCCGCCCTCCCTCATAAGGGCAGCCCGCCCCGATAA
- a CDS encoding extracellular solute-binding protein, which translates to MKFRLLAGLSVLVLTAGLSACSSSDASDSAGGPQKLTVWIMKDSVTDDYLKQFKADFEKTHKDATLDIQIQEWDGIGQKVTAALASNDAPDVIEVGNTQVAQYAASGGVKDFSDKTSELKGDDWLPGLAEPGSIDGKQYGIPWYAANRVVIYNKDLFEKAGVDASAIKTREQWITATKKLNKGGDQGIYLPGQNWYLLSGFIWDEGGDLATESGGTWKGALDTPEAVKAMEYYKQLQALGKGPKDADEAKPLQHDVFAKGMVAQEISVPGGAKIIEHANPELKGKIGFFPIPGKTADKPGSVVLGGSDLIVPLASAHQDAAYEVIKALAGDKWQTEMAKTMSYVPNRTSLAEVLSSDEGASVMAAAAPQGHATPNSPNWAAVEANNPIKAYQTAVLTGGDLAAAAKKASDSITKTLNTKS; encoded by the coding sequence GTGAAGTTCCGATTGCTTGCCGGCCTATCTGTGCTCGTGTTGACAGCCGGGCTCAGCGCGTGCAGCTCCTCCGACGCCTCCGATTCCGCGGGCGGTCCTCAGAAGCTCACTGTGTGGATCATGAAGGACAGTGTCACGGACGACTACCTCAAGCAGTTCAAGGCGGACTTCGAGAAGACCCACAAAGACGCCACCCTGGACATCCAGATCCAGGAGTGGGACGGCATCGGGCAGAAGGTCACCGCCGCACTGGCCAGCAACGACGCCCCGGACGTCATCGAGGTGGGCAACACTCAGGTCGCGCAATACGCCGCCAGCGGCGGCGTCAAGGACTTCTCGGACAAGACCTCCGAGCTCAAGGGCGACGACTGGTTGCCGGGCCTTGCCGAGCCGGGCAGCATCGACGGCAAGCAGTACGGCATTCCTTGGTACGCGGCCAACCGAGTCGTGATCTACAACAAGGACCTGTTCGAGAAGGCCGGCGTGGACGCGAGCGCCATCAAGACCCGGGAGCAGTGGATCACGGCGACCAAGAAGCTCAACAAGGGGGGAGACCAGGGGATCTACCTGCCCGGCCAGAACTGGTACCTGCTGTCGGGGTTCATCTGGGACGAGGGCGGCGACCTCGCCACCGAATCCGGCGGCACGTGGAAGGGCGCGCTCGACACCCCTGAAGCGGTCAAGGCAATGGAGTACTACAAGCAGCTCCAGGCACTTGGAAAGGGCCCCAAGGACGCTGACGAGGCCAAGCCGCTGCAACACGACGTCTTCGCCAAGGGCATGGTCGCCCAGGAGATCTCCGTACCCGGCGGTGCCAAGATCATTGAGCACGCCAATCCCGAGCTGAAAGGGAAGATCGGGTTCTTCCCGATCCCCGGCAAGACGGCCGACAAGCCGGGCTCGGTCGTCCTCGGCGGCTCCGACCTGATCGTGCCCCTGGCCTCCGCCCACCAGGATGCCGCGTACGAGGTGATCAAGGCGCTGGCGGGCGACAAATGGCAGACCGAGATGGCCAAGACCATGAGCTATGTGCCCAACAGGACCTCGCTCGCCGAAGTCCTCAGCAGCGACGAGGGCGCTTCCGTGATGGCCGCAGCCGCCCCACAGGGCCATGCAACCCCCAACTCGCCCAACTGGGCCGCAGTCGAGGCCAACAACCCGATCAAGGCGTACCAGACGGCCGTGCTGACAGGGGGCGACCTGGCGGCCGCCGCGAAGAAGGCATCGGACTCCATCACCAAGACCCTGAACACCAAGTCCTGA
- a CDS encoding orotate phosphoribosyltransferase — MLRSGLTATEYFDKYRFEGDPVLLDSIAREMAQLVPEGTEVLAGLEMGGIPVVTALGRHTGLPCAFVRKQAKGYGTRRLAEGADIVGRRVLIVEDVVTSGGQIVLSTAELRALGADVREALCVIDRQQGGVEALAGAGIGLVSLLTADDLRAAA, encoded by the coding sequence GTGCTCCGGTCCGGCCTCACGGCAACCGAGTACTTCGACAAGTACCGCTTCGAAGGCGATCCCGTTCTCCTGGACTCCATCGCCAGGGAGATGGCCCAGCTCGTGCCGGAAGGCACGGAGGTGTTGGCCGGCCTTGAAATGGGTGGGATTCCGGTGGTGACCGCCCTCGGCCGGCACACCGGGCTGCCGTGCGCCTTTGTCCGCAAGCAGGCCAAAGGCTATGGGACGCGCCGCCTCGCGGAAGGTGCTGACATCGTGGGCCGACGAGTCCTGATCGTGGAGGATGTGGTCACCAGCGGCGGACAGATCGTGTTGTCCACTGCGGAGTTGCGTGCTCTCGGCGCGGACGTCCGTGAAGCTTTGTGCGTCATTGACCGTCAGCAAGGTGGCGTCGAGGCGCTGGCAGGCGCAGGGATCGGACTGGTTTCGTTGCTGACCGCGGACGATCTCCGTGCAGCGGCCTGA
- a CDS encoding WhiB family transcriptional regulator has translation MENWRMQAACRDEDPDLFFPIGSTGPALVQTEDAKAVCRECPVREPCLEWAMEHGQDSGVWGGLGEAERRALKRRTRRRAQESG, from the coding sequence ATGGAGAACTGGCGTATGCAGGCGGCCTGCCGTGACGAGGACCCCGACCTGTTCTTCCCCATCGGAAGCACCGGCCCGGCGCTCGTGCAGACGGAAGACGCGAAGGCGGTATGCCGCGAATGCCCGGTTCGGGAGCCGTGTCTGGAGTGGGCCATGGAGCACGGTCAGGACTCCGGCGTATGGGGTGGCCTGGGTGAGGCCGAACGGCGTGCACTGAAGCGCCGCACCCGCAGGCGGGCTCAGGAGTCCGGATAA
- a CDS encoding GntR family transcriptional regulator, protein MDNKAPETLLKRERVRDHILELIEARRPGDAIPSERALSAELGVSRPTLRAAADELVATGLLVREHGRGMFVAPQKITQELVSGQHSLSAPLAGGSWSSRLLEFATVQAGARVGRKLQLSPAASIVYIARLRLVDGAPIAIEHLHIPAELVPDLSEQELEAGDLYEHLRDHHQVQVHEAVQAIEPTVVTQAEAALLGVPELSPALLFERLTTDTRGHPVEYVHSLYRGDRYRIVSRITLGPAPAVPEARSEHHPGIPPGDFAHRDPISSSTVGDVQSGR, encoded by the coding sequence ATGGACAACAAGGCGCCGGAGACTCTGCTCAAGCGGGAGCGGGTGCGCGACCACATTCTGGAGCTGATCGAGGCCCGCAGACCCGGCGACGCCATCCCTTCGGAGCGCGCACTCAGCGCCGAGCTCGGCGTTTCCCGGCCCACCCTGCGGGCGGCAGCCGACGAACTGGTGGCCACCGGCCTGCTTGTACGCGAGCATGGCCGCGGCATGTTCGTCGCTCCCCAGAAGATCACCCAGGAGTTGGTCTCCGGGCAGCATTCACTGAGCGCACCTCTGGCCGGCGGCAGCTGGTCAAGTCGGCTCCTTGAGTTCGCGACCGTGCAGGCCGGCGCCCGCGTGGGCCGCAAACTGCAGCTGTCCCCCGCAGCCTCGATCGTCTACATCGCACGGCTTCGACTGGTCGACGGCGCCCCCATCGCCATCGAGCATCTGCACATCCCGGCGGAGCTCGTACCCGATCTGTCGGAGCAGGAACTGGAGGCCGGGGACCTCTACGAGCACCTGAGGGATCATCACCAGGTACAGGTCCATGAGGCGGTCCAAGCCATCGAGCCCACGGTCGTCACGCAGGCGGAGGCTGCTCTGCTCGGTGTGCCCGAACTCTCCCCCGCCCTACTCTTCGAGCGGCTCACCACCGACACCAGAGGGCACCCCGTCGAATACGTCCACTCGCTCTACCGCGGTGACCGCTACCGCATCGTCTCCCGGATCACCCTTGGTCCCGCGCCCGCCGTCCCCGAGGCGCGCAGCGAACATCATCCCGGCATCCCGCCAGGGGATTTCGCACACCGCGACCCCATCTCCTCGTCCACTGTCGGAGATGTCCAGTCAGGTAGGTAG
- a CDS encoding carbohydrate ABC transporter permease, which translates to MTAATRTGTVPDTPPREKTRPPGKTRTARRRTPGGTTNAGLWPYLLVAPTVVGAAYLLVYPLIRNVVISFQHFGLGELIRGGPGFAGWDNYREILSGDEFWAVVRRTILWTAVNVSLIMVLSTLVALMLQRLGKRMRTVVMSGLVLAWATPQIAATTVFQWLFQSQLGVVNWLLVRLGFDSFEGYTWFAHGPATFTILVILVVWQSVPFAAITLHSALTTVPAEVFESARMDGASAARMFRSITLPMLRPIFGLVLCLEVIWVFRCFAQIWAISQGGPDDATTTLPIYAFQVAQSLHRYDLAGAASTITVLLLVAVLIAYFRQMFKQEAEL; encoded by the coding sequence GTGACCGCAGCCACGCGGACCGGAACCGTACCCGACACCCCGCCACGGGAGAAGACACGGCCTCCCGGGAAGACGCGCACCGCGAGACGACGCACCCCAGGTGGGACGACCAACGCCGGCCTCTGGCCCTATCTGCTCGTCGCACCCACCGTAGTCGGCGCCGCCTATCTGCTTGTGTATCCGCTGATCCGCAATGTGGTCATCTCCTTCCAGCACTTCGGCCTGGGCGAACTCATTCGCGGCGGCCCCGGCTTCGCGGGATGGGACAACTACCGGGAGATCCTCAGCGGGGACGAGTTCTGGGCGGTGGTGCGCCGCACCATCCTGTGGACGGCTGTCAACGTCTCACTGATCATGGTGCTGTCCACCCTGGTCGCGTTGATGCTGCAGCGTCTGGGCAAGCGCATGCGGACCGTCGTGATGAGCGGTCTGGTGCTGGCCTGGGCGACCCCGCAGATCGCCGCGACCACTGTCTTTCAGTGGCTGTTCCAGTCCCAGCTGGGTGTCGTCAACTGGCTCCTCGTCCGGCTCGGGTTCGACTCCTTCGAGGGCTACACCTGGTTCGCCCATGGCCCGGCCACTTTCACCATCCTGGTGATCCTCGTCGTCTGGCAGTCGGTGCCGTTCGCCGCGATCACCCTGCACTCGGCCTTGACGACCGTCCCCGCCGAGGTCTTCGAGTCGGCCCGGATGGACGGCGCGAGCGCCGCCCGCATGTTCCGCTCCATCACCCTGCCGATGCTCCGGCCGATCTTCGGGCTCGTCCTGTGCCTCGAAGTCATCTGGGTCTTCCGATGCTTCGCCCAGATCTGGGCCATCAGCCAGGGCGGCCCCGACGACGCCACCACCACCCTGCCGATCTACGCCTTTCAGGTCGCCCAGTCCCTGCACCGCTACGACCTGGCCGGAGCCGCCTCCACCATCACTGTGCTTCTGCTCGTCGCCGTACTCATCGCCTACTTCCGCCAGATGTTCAAGCAGGAGGCTGAACTGTGA
- a CDS encoding dihydrofolate reductase family protein: MAQLLRVQNFNVSSDGIGAGEDQSLERPFGHVEPQRLFAWAGATASWPMRTDPGGSRGLDDYLTRDYARNIGAEIMGRNKFGPQRGPWHDHEWQGWWGDEPPFRTPVFVLTHHKRPSLTLSDTTFHFVDADPATVLDQAREAAQGKDVRLGGGVTTIRQFLDADLVDTMHVAVSPVKFGSGLRLWESPDELLDRFHLEVVPSPSGVTHHLFWRK; encoded by the coding sequence GTGGCTCAGCTACTGAGAGTCCAGAACTTCAACGTCTCGAGTGACGGGATCGGTGCCGGTGAGGACCAGTCCCTCGAGAGGCCGTTCGGTCATGTCGAGCCCCAGAGGCTGTTCGCCTGGGCCGGTGCCACTGCGAGCTGGCCCATGCGCACCGACCCCGGGGGGAGCCGAGGCCTGGACGACTACCTCACGCGGGATTACGCGCGCAACATCGGCGCCGAGATCATGGGTCGCAACAAGTTCGGGCCCCAGCGCGGGCCCTGGCACGACCATGAGTGGCAGGGCTGGTGGGGTGACGAGCCCCCGTTCCGCACCCCGGTATTCGTCCTGACTCACCACAAGCGCCCTTCGCTCACACTCTCCGACACCACGTTCCACTTCGTCGACGCCGACCCTGCCACGGTCCTCGACCAGGCCCGAGAGGCGGCGCAGGGCAAGGACGTCCGACTCGGCGGCGGAGTCACCACCATCAGGCAGTTTCTCGATGCCGACCTCGTCGACACCATGCATGTGGCGGTCTCGCCGGTGAAGTTCGGGTCCGGACTACGACTGTGGGAGTCCCCCGATGAGCTGCTCGACCGGTTCCACCTGGAGGTCGTTCCCAGCCCGAGCGGGGTGACGCACCACCTCTTCTGGCGAAAGTGA
- a CDS encoding beta-N-acetylhexosaminidase, which yields MPAHLDFPLIPRPSKLSVRAGRFTLDADTSIRAAPGTEGAADLLRSFLAPVTGLPLAPSPDGQLNLLLDPQLGSLGDEAYGLTIGPHALLLRAAHETGLLHGIQTIRQLLPPEALLDTPQRRSSWQLPCVEITDAPRHLWRGAMLDVARHFQPVSFVRRYVDLLAFHKLNVLQLHLTDDQGWRMPVSAFPELTEIGGHRAQSMVGPSGSGVYDGTPHGGSYTRRELSELVAYAASRGVTIVPEIGMPGHARAAIAAYPELGNRPERRLGVWTEWGVCDTTLGVHDLVLDFCRTVLEEVMDVFPASHIHIGGDECPTVEWAASADALRRVEDEALAGPEELHGWFMGHIGRFLTSHGRRPMGWAETGTDLPPEFTVTTWRDPSHGLAAARRGQQVVMAHYRSTYLDYAQSDDLTEPPGQPGAVVDLKSVHTYRPAPADWEDEAAAQVLGTQAQLWTEFAATPAHLEYLSFPRLCALADRAWSDEPGWGDFLARMRLHESRLDALDVRYRPL from the coding sequence ATGCCTGCGCACCTCGACTTCCCGCTCATTCCCCGACCCAGCAAGCTCTCTGTCAGGGCGGGCCGATTCACCCTCGACGCGGATACGTCCATACGGGCTGCCCCGGGTACCGAGGGCGCCGCAGACCTTCTGCGCTCCTTCCTCGCCCCGGTCACCGGGCTGCCACTGGCCCCCTCCCCGGACGGGCAGCTGAACCTCCTTCTCGACCCGCAGCTGGGCAGCCTCGGAGACGAGGCCTACGGGCTGACCATCGGGCCGCACGCCCTGCTCCTGCGCGCCGCACACGAAACCGGACTCCTGCACGGCATCCAGACCATCCGCCAGCTGCTTCCACCCGAAGCCCTGCTGGACACCCCGCAGCGCCGCAGTTCGTGGCAGCTGCCCTGCGTCGAGATCACCGATGCCCCACGCCACCTCTGGCGCGGAGCAATGCTCGATGTGGCCCGCCACTTCCAGCCGGTCTCCTTCGTACGCCGCTACGTGGACCTGCTGGCCTTCCACAAGCTCAACGTCCTGCAGCTGCACCTCACCGACGACCAGGGCTGGCGAATGCCGGTCTCTGCCTTCCCCGAACTCACCGAGATCGGTGGCCACCGGGCCCAGTCGATGGTCGGCCCCTCGGGGAGCGGGGTGTACGACGGGACGCCACACGGCGGCAGCTACACCCGACGGGAGCTCAGCGAACTCGTCGCGTACGCCGCCTCGCGGGGCGTCACGATCGTGCCCGAGATCGGGATGCCCGGACATGCCCGGGCGGCCATCGCCGCCTATCCCGAACTGGGCAACCGCCCCGAACGGCGCCTGGGCGTATGGACCGAATGGGGCGTGTGCGACACCACCCTCGGCGTCCACGACCTGGTCCTGGATTTCTGCCGCACCGTCCTCGAAGAGGTCATGGACGTCTTCCCCGCATCACATATCCACATAGGCGGCGACGAGTGCCCCACCGTCGAGTGGGCGGCCTCCGCGGACGCACTCCGCAGGGTCGAGGACGAGGCACTGGCGGGCCCCGAGGAACTGCACGGTTGGTTCATGGGCCACATCGGGAGATTCCTGACCAGCCACGGCCGGCGCCCCATGGGCTGGGCCGAGACCGGCACCGATCTGCCGCCCGAGTTCACCGTGACGACCTGGCGCGACCCGTCCCACGGCCTTGCCGCGGCGCGGCGCGGCCAGCAGGTCGTGATGGCCCACTACCGCTCCACCTACCTCGACTACGCCCAGTCCGACGACCTCACCGAACCACCCGGCCAGCCCGGCGCCGTCGTCGACCTGAAGTCCGTGCACACCTACCGCCCCGCCCCGGCCGACTGGGAGGACGAAGCCGCAGCACAGGTGCTCGGTACCCAAGCCCAGCTGTGGACCGAGTTCGCCGCCACCCCCGCCCACCTCGAATACCTCAGCTTCCCCCGGCTGTGTGCCCTGGCCGACCGCGCCTGGTCGGACGAACCCGGCTGGGGGGACTTCCTCGCCCGGATGCGGCTGCACGAGAGCCGCCTGGACGCCCTCGACGTCCGGTACCGCCCCCTGTAA